From Nocardioides daedukensis, the proteins below share one genomic window:
- a CDS encoding F0F1 ATP synthase subunit epsilon yields the protein MADALRVELVAADRLVWSGEAKMVVARTTEGDVGVLPGHAPMLSLLIEGVVDIQTPEGETWVAAVAQGFLSVANNRVSILSEYAEMSHEIDLEKARHDLERAHAAGENEDAAQEAVRHAEARIRAAEKAS from the coding sequence ATGGCAGACGCACTGCGAGTCGAACTGGTGGCAGCCGACCGCCTGGTGTGGTCGGGCGAGGCCAAGATGGTCGTCGCCCGCACCACCGAGGGTGACGTCGGTGTGCTCCCGGGCCACGCTCCGATGCTCTCGCTGCTCATCGAGGGTGTCGTCGACATCCAGACGCCCGAGGGCGAGACCTGGGTCGCGGCCGTCGCACAGGGATTCCTGTCGGTGGCCAACAACCGGGTCTCGATCCTCTCGGAGTATGCGGAGATGTCGCACGAGATCGACCTCGAGAAGGCGCGTCACGACCTGGAGCGCGCACACGCTGCAGGCGAGAACGAGGACGCGGCGCAAGAGGCCGTCCGGCACGCCGAGGCCCGCATCCGCGCTGCGGAGAAGGCCTCCTGA
- a CDS encoding DUF2550 domain-containing protein, whose protein sequence is MPFWQWIVDLIVVLLILVVVCGCALVIRRRMISRNGGTFELSIRARSAQIGRGWVLGLGRYSGEQLQWFRIFSLAPGPRRSWHRSELSYSGRRQPADSEQMALYADHVIVMVATPDGRIEMAMNSASLMGFQSWLESAPPGADWTRRRPQL, encoded by the coding sequence ATGCCATTCTGGCAATGGATCGTCGATCTGATCGTCGTCCTGCTCATCCTCGTCGTCGTCTGCGGCTGCGCCCTGGTCATCCGTCGCCGGATGATCTCCCGCAACGGCGGCACCTTCGAGCTCAGCATCCGCGCCCGGTCTGCACAGATCGGGCGCGGCTGGGTTCTCGGGCTCGGCCGTTATTCGGGCGAGCAGCTGCAGTGGTTCCGGATCTTCTCGTTGGCCCCCGGCCCGCGGCGCTCGTGGCACCGTTCTGAGCTCAGCTATTCGGGTCGTCGCCAGCCGGCCGACAGCGAGCAGATGGCGCTGTACGCCGATCACGTCATCGTCATGGTTGCCACCCCCGACGGGCGGATCGAGATGGCGATGAACTCGGCATCCCTGATGGGCTTCCAGTCCTGGCTGGAGTCCGCGCCTCCGGGCGCCGACTGGACCCGGCGTCGCCCCCAGCTGTGA
- a CDS encoding ABC transporter ATP-binding protein — translation MHLISDERATVAGTAIEIKNLTKAFGAVRAVDDLTFTVRPGVVTGFLGPNGSGKTTTLRMLLGLVAPDSGSATIGGRKYVDIDRPASVVGAALEAASFHPGRSALDHLRVFAPLAGVADQRCKDVLEHVGLGPVSDRKVGGFSLGMRQRLGLATTLLGDPGVLVLDEPSNGLDPEGIVWLRGFLRHLAHDQGRTVLVSSHVLGEVQATVDDVVVIAGGRLVHESPLQDLVAMAADRVKVVTPDIDGFTRLAQSRGWQFEVVSGGLHLIGAGPAEVGAAAHAERLEIHGLAGEGKGLEEVFLELTDPNRSAVAA, via the coding sequence ATGCACCTAATCAGCGACGAAAGGGCGACCGTGGCGGGCACCGCGATCGAGATCAAGAACCTGACCAAGGCCTTCGGCGCTGTGCGGGCCGTGGATGACCTCACCTTCACGGTGAGACCCGGCGTGGTGACCGGCTTCCTGGGGCCCAACGGCTCAGGCAAGACCACCACGCTGCGGATGTTGCTGGGGCTCGTGGCGCCCGACAGCGGCAGCGCCACAATCGGCGGCCGGAAGTATGTCGACATCGATCGGCCGGCCTCGGTCGTCGGAGCAGCCCTGGAGGCGGCCAGCTTCCACCCCGGCCGCTCGGCGCTGGACCACCTGCGGGTCTTTGCTCCGCTTGCGGGAGTTGCGGACCAGCGCTGCAAGGACGTGCTCGAGCACGTCGGCCTGGGCCCGGTCAGTGACCGCAAGGTGGGTGGGTTCTCCTTGGGCATGCGCCAACGCCTCGGCCTGGCCACGACCCTCCTCGGCGATCCGGGCGTGCTGGTGCTCGACGAACCCTCCAACGGGCTCGACCCGGAGGGGATCGTCTGGTTGCGCGGGTTCCTGCGGCACCTGGCCCACGACCAGGGCCGCACCGTCCTGGTCTCCTCCCACGTCCTGGGCGAGGTCCAGGCCACCGTCGACGACGTGGTCGTCATCGCCGGCGGCAGGCTGGTCCACGAGTCGCCGTTGCAGGACCTGGTCGCGATGGCCGCTGACCGGGTGAAGGTGGTGACCCCTGACATCGACGGCTTCACCCGACTGGCCCAGTCGCGGGGTTGGCAGTTCGAGGTCGTCAGCGGTGGTCTGCACCTGATCGGCGCAGGTCCGGCCGAGGTCGGGGCCGCCGCACACGCCGAGCGGCTCGAGATCCATGGCCTGGCCGGTGAGGGCAAGGGCTTGGAAGAGGTCTTCCTCGAACTGACCGACCCCAACCGTTCGGCGGTGGCAGCATGA
- a CDS encoding ABC transporter permease: protein MIATMASEWRKITTTKMWWLLALVMFGYMAFLGAVLGFSLTQSTEPTGPGMGGGGVPSGLEAAQATYTVGASLGYVFPLIVGALAMTGEFRHQTITPTLLYQPVRSTVLFAKLAVNLGLGLVYGVIGTLGAVIGAAPLLGTVGDGLYLDNGEVWGNLIFSVVSLAIWAVIGVGLGTMLTNQVAAIVIILAFTQFVEPILRIGLAAGGDALDLGAMSESAKFLPGAAAEALVGSSFYAASGLELLGRWAGAAVLIAYAVVFAVIGRFTTLRKDIT, encoded by the coding sequence ATGATCGCGACGATGGCGAGCGAGTGGCGCAAGATCACCACGACCAAGATGTGGTGGCTGCTGGCCCTGGTGATGTTCGGCTACATGGCGTTCCTGGGAGCCGTGCTCGGGTTCTCCCTCACCCAGAGCACCGAGCCGACCGGACCCGGGATGGGTGGCGGCGGCGTACCGTCGGGCCTCGAGGCAGCACAAGCGACGTACACCGTCGGGGCATCGCTGGGCTATGTGTTCCCGTTGATCGTGGGCGCGTTGGCGATGACCGGCGAGTTCCGCCACCAGACGATCACCCCGACCCTGCTCTACCAGCCGGTTCGCAGCACGGTGCTGTTCGCCAAGCTCGCGGTCAACCTGGGACTCGGCCTGGTCTATGGCGTGATCGGGACCCTGGGCGCGGTCATCGGCGCGGCCCCGTTGCTCGGCACGGTCGGCGACGGGCTTTACCTCGACAACGGCGAGGTGTGGGGCAACCTGATCTTCTCGGTCGTCTCCCTGGCCATCTGGGCGGTGATCGGCGTTGGGCTGGGCACGATGCTGACCAACCAGGTGGCCGCGATCGTGATCATCCTTGCCTTCACCCAGTTCGTCGAGCCGATCCTGCGGATCGGCCTGGCCGCCGGAGGCGACGCGCTGGACCTCGGTGCGATGAGCGAGAGCGCCAAGTTCCTGCCCGGAGCGGCTGCCGAAGCGCTGGTCGGCTCGTCGTTCTATGCCGCCTCGGGTCTCGAGCTGCTCGGTCGCTGGGCCGGAGCGGCGGTGCTGATCGCCTATGCCGTGGTGTTCGCGGTGATCGGCCGGTTCACGACCCTGCGCAAGGACATCACCTGA
- a CDS encoding GTP-binding protein LepA, which produces MPTVASDARLSAHVDRIEQEHPPVPLDSVDYTVHRPELLAERYGHVLDYLARVELEVDRNVLELTAMLPDASAVDRRFYSEVWQPQEIHHGLILDKLQTVIGRPPAVTDTTTVSPKIRILGALAHLSPVHDVVRMLYYLTGMSTERSAVLAYNRLHDGVAQLGETAVAQTVIAPIRRQEPGHYAFYRLSATALDAQLSPWQRWLIARLRRISFAPVGANNDLQRADFGAVLVALGVEDDLDHFVTEISRVENDLLWAQRRGLPVPTYVMDAMREAIELHRAG; this is translated from the coding sequence ATGCCTACGGTGGCCTCCGATGCGCGCCTGAGTGCCCACGTCGACAGGATCGAGCAGGAGCATCCCCCGGTGCCGCTCGACTCGGTCGACTACACCGTGCACCGGCCCGAGCTGCTCGCAGAGCGATATGGGCACGTGCTCGACTACCTGGCCCGCGTCGAGCTCGAGGTGGACCGCAACGTCCTGGAGCTGACGGCCATGCTTCCGGACGCCTCGGCAGTCGACCGGCGCTTCTACAGCGAGGTCTGGCAGCCCCAGGAAATCCACCACGGCCTGATCCTCGACAAGCTGCAGACCGTCATCGGACGCCCACCAGCGGTCACCGACACCACGACCGTCTCGCCGAAGATCCGCATCCTCGGCGCCCTGGCCCACCTGTCGCCGGTCCATGACGTGGTGCGCATGCTCTACTACCTGACCGGCATGTCGACCGAGCGCTCCGCGGTGCTGGCCTACAACCGTCTCCACGACGGGGTGGCCCAGCTCGGCGAGACGGCCGTCGCGCAGACCGTGATCGCCCCAATCCGGCGCCAGGAGCCCGGCCACTATGCGTTCTACCGGCTCTCGGCCACGGCGCTCGACGCCCAGCTCTCGCCGTGGCAGCGCTGGCTGATCGCCCGCCTGCGGCGGATCTCGTTCGCCCCTGTGGGTGCGAACAACGACTTGCAGCGGGCCGACTTCGGTGCGGTGCTGGTCGCGCTCGGGGTCGAGGACGACCTGGACCACTTCGTCACCGAGATCAGTCGCGTCGAGAACGACCTGCTCTGGGCCCAGCGCCGCGGACTGCCGGTCCCGACCTACGTCATGGACGCGATGCGCGAGGCGATCGAGCTGCACCGGGCCGGCTGA
- a CDS encoding cob(I)yrinic acid a,c-diamide adenosyltransferase translates to MVNLTRIYTRTGDAGQTRLSDMSLTSKTDLRLEAYATADEANAVIGVALAQGALDEPVVKVLTRIQNDLFDVGADFATPVVENPEYPPLRIEQDYIDRLEGWCDEFNEDLENLRSFILNGGTAGAAHLHVARTVVRRAERAGWAAWAEHEATMNILAIKYLNRLSDLLFILARHANRENGDVLWVPGGER, encoded by the coding sequence ATGGTCAACCTCACCCGCATCTACACCCGCACCGGCGACGCCGGACAGACCCGACTCAGCGACATGAGCCTCACGTCGAAGACCGATCTCCGGCTCGAGGCCTATGCGACGGCCGACGAGGCGAACGCAGTGATCGGTGTGGCGCTGGCCCAGGGCGCGCTCGACGAGCCCGTCGTCAAGGTGCTGACCCGCATCCAGAACGACCTCTTCGACGTCGGCGCGGACTTTGCCACGCCGGTCGTGGAGAACCCCGAATATCCGCCGCTGCGCATCGAGCAGGACTACATCGACCGGCTCGAAGGCTGGTGCGACGAGTTCAACGAGGACCTGGAGAACCTCCGGTCCTTCATCCTCAACGGGGGCACCGCCGGTGCGGCGCACTTGCACGTCGCGCGCACCGTCGTACGTCGTGCCGAGCGCGCCGGTTGGGCCGCATGGGCCGAGCACGAGGCGACGATGAACATCCTCGCCATCAAGTATCTGAACCGGCTCTCGGACCTGCTCTTCATCCTGGCCCGGCACGCCAACCGTGAGAACGGCGATGTGCTGTGGGTCCCCGGCGGCGAGCGCTGA
- a CDS encoding STAS domain-containing protein yields the protein MDITTDGPALVLAGQFDVRSTMEVRAAIYQHLHECLDEEIFVDLTDVDAVDVTALKVLAVATRSAERDGRHLRLRGCGPAVRRMLHVSHLRRLVAVEREKIPA from the coding sequence ATGGACATCACCACCGACGGTCCGGCACTCGTCCTTGCCGGGCAGTTCGACGTGCGCAGCACCATGGAAGTTCGAGCCGCCATCTACCAGCACCTGCACGAGTGCCTCGACGAGGAGATCTTCGTCGACCTCACCGATGTCGACGCGGTCGACGTGACCGCGCTCAAGGTCCTTGCCGTCGCGACGCGTTCGGCCGAACGCGACGGACGCCACCTCCGCCTGCGGGGTTGTGGCCCTGCCGTCCGACGGATGCTGCACGTCTCCCACCTGCGCCGACTGGTTGCGGTCGAGCGCGAGAAGATCCCGGCCTGA
- a CDS encoding protein meaA has translation MSNSAENPVTKDRPWVMRTYAGHSTAEASNALYRNNLSKGQTGLSVAFDLPTQTGYDPDSPLARGEVGKVGVPVPHMGEMRKLFKDIPLTEMNTSMTINATAMWLLAMYQVAAEEQNPELDPAEVAKQLAGTTQNDIIKEYLSRGTYVFPPEHSLRLISDMIAYTVNYIPKWNPINICSYHLQEAGATPTQELAYALGTAIAVLDAVKDAKQVSEEDFEKVVGRISFFVNAGVRFVEETCKMRAFVQLWDEITRERYGVQDPKMRRFRYGVQVNSLGLTEAQPENNVQRIVLEMLGVTLSKNARARAVQLPAWNEALGLPRPWDQQWSLRLQQVLAFESDLLEHEDIFDGSHVIEAKVNALVEGAKAEMDRVQALGGAIAAVESGYMKSELVSAHAARRARIESGEEKIVGVNSFETTEPSPLTANLDEAIMTADPKAEEAAKASVEAWKAQRDENAVTEALARLAETAKGTENLMEATLAAARAGATTGEWAGTLREVFGEFRAPTGVSGAVGVAEAGAELTAVRERVQATGEELGGRLRLLVGKPGLDGHSNGAEQVAVRARDAGFEVIYQGIRLTPEQIVAAAVAEDVHCVGLSILSGSHMELVPAVLAGLEEAGMGDVPVIVGGIIPDSDGKALIQSGVAAVYTPKDFGLTQIMDGIVDVIRKANELD, from the coding sequence ATGAGCAACTCTGCAGAGAACCCGGTGACCAAGGACCGACCGTGGGTGATGCGCACCTACGCCGGCCACTCCACGGCCGAGGCATCGAACGCGCTGTACCGGAACAACCTGTCCAAGGGACAGACCGGGCTCTCGGTTGCCTTCGACCTGCCCACGCAGACCGGATATGACCCGGACTCGCCGCTGGCGCGCGGCGAGGTCGGCAAGGTCGGCGTGCCCGTCCCGCACATGGGCGAGATGCGCAAGCTCTTCAAGGACATCCCGCTCACGGAGATGAACACCTCGATGACCATCAACGCGACGGCCATGTGGCTGCTCGCGATGTACCAGGTCGCCGCCGAGGAGCAGAACCCCGAGCTGGACCCTGCCGAGGTGGCCAAGCAGCTCGCCGGGACGACGCAGAACGACATCATCAAGGAATACCTCTCCCGCGGCACCTACGTGTTCCCGCCCGAGCACTCCTTGCGGCTGATCAGCGACATGATCGCCTACACGGTGAACTACATCCCGAAGTGGAACCCGATCAACATCTGCAGCTATCACCTGCAGGAGGCCGGCGCCACGCCGACCCAGGAGCTCGCCTACGCACTGGGCACGGCCATCGCCGTCCTGGACGCGGTCAAGGACGCCAAGCAGGTCTCGGAGGAGGACTTCGAGAAGGTCGTCGGCCGGATCTCCTTCTTCGTCAACGCTGGTGTCCGGTTCGTGGAGGAGACCTGCAAGATGCGGGCCTTCGTCCAGCTCTGGGACGAGATCACCCGTGAGCGCTACGGCGTCCAGGACCCCAAGATGCGCCGCTTCCGCTATGGCGTCCAGGTGAACTCCCTCGGCCTGACCGAGGCCCAGCCCGAGAACAACGTCCAGCGGATCGTGCTCGAGATGCTCGGCGTCACGCTGTCCAAGAACGCCCGCGCCCGCGCCGTACAGCTGCCGGCGTGGAACGAGGCGCTCGGCCTGCCCCGGCCCTGGGACCAGCAGTGGTCACTGCGCCTGCAGCAGGTGCTGGCCTTCGAGTCCGACCTGCTCGAGCACGAGGACATCTTCGACGGCTCGCACGTGATCGAGGCCAAGGTCAACGCACTGGTCGAGGGCGCCAAGGCCGAGATGGACCGGGTCCAGGCGCTCGGCGGTGCGATCGCGGCCGTCGAGTCCGGCTACATGAAGTCGGAGCTCGTCTCCGCCCACGCCGCACGTCGCGCTCGGATCGAGTCCGGCGAGGAGAAGATCGTCGGGGTGAACAGCTTCGAGACCACCGAGCCGTCGCCGCTGACGGCCAACCTCGACGAGGCGATCATGACCGCCGATCCGAAGGCCGAGGAGGCCGCCAAGGCCTCGGTCGAGGCGTGGAAGGCGCAGCGCGACGAGAACGCGGTCACCGAGGCCCTGGCCCGGCTCGCCGAGACCGCGAAGGGAACCGAGAACCTGATGGAGGCCACCTTGGCCGCCGCGCGTGCAGGTGCCACCACCGGTGAGTGGGCCGGAACGCTGCGCGAGGTCTTCGGTGAGTTCCGTGCACCGACCGGTGTCTCCGGCGCTGTCGGGGTGGCCGAGGCCGGAGCCGAGCTCACCGCCGTGCGCGAGAGGGTCCAGGCCACCGGCGAGGAGCTCGGAGGCCGGCTGCGACTGCTGGTCGGCAAGCCGGGACTCGACGGACACTCCAACGGTGCCGAGCAGGTCGCGGTGCGTGCTCGCGACGCTGGCTTCGAGGTGATCTACCAGGGCATCCGGTTGACCCCCGAGCAGATCGTCGCCGCGGCCGTCGCCGAGGACGTGCACTGCGTGGGTCTCTCGATCCTGTCCGGATCGCACATGGAGCTGGTCCCTGCCGTGCTCGCCGGCCTCGAGGAGGCCGGCATGGGCGACGTCCCGGTGATCGTCGGCGGGATCATCCCCGACTCCGACGGCAAGGCGTTGATCCAGTCCGGAGTCGCTGCGGTCTACACGCCCAAGGACTTCGGCCTGACCCAGATCATGGACGGCATCGTGGACGTGATCCGGAAGGCCAACGAGCTCGACTGA